Proteins from a genomic interval of Arachis hypogaea cultivar Tifrunner chromosome 10, arahy.Tifrunner.gnm2.J5K5, whole genome shotgun sequence:
- the LOC140175721 gene encoding zinc finger BED domain-containing protein RICESLEEPER 2-like has protein sequence MEDWNLHPLKGEHLHVRCCAHILNLVVNDGLKEIHESISKIRNAIRYVRASPSRMNRFKKFIKEASIQDKCTIQLDVSTRWNSTYTMFESGLKFQKAFKRLGERDTEYDLMQGGILRNLDWDNAKHFMEFLKIFYDVTKSVSGSLLVTSSQYFHEFCKILRVVKASCGS, from the coding sequence ATGGAGGATTGGAATTTACATCCTTTGAAAGGAGAGCATTTGCATGTTAGGTGTTGTGCACATATTCTTAATCTTGTTGTTAATGATGGATTGAAAGAGATACATGAATCTATTAGCAAGATAAGAAATGCTATTAGATATGTGCGTGCTTCCCCTAGTCGCATGAATAGGTTCAAAAAATTCATTAAGGAAGCTAGTATACAAGACAAGTGTACTATTCAACTCGATGTTTCCACTAGATGGAACTCTACATACACCATGTTTGAAAGTGGTTTGAAGTTTCAAAAGGCGTTCAAGAGGTTAGGGGAGAGAGATACAGAATATGATCTAATGCAAGGCGGCATTCTAAGGaatcttgattgggacaatgcaAAACACTTTAtggaattcttgaaaattttttatgatgtTACAAAGAGTGTGTCTGGTAGTTTGCTTGTgacttcttctcaatattttcatgagttttgtAAGATCTTGCGAGTGGTTAAGGCTTCTTGTGGTAGTTGA